In a single window of the Chelonia mydas isolate rCheMyd1 chromosome 8, rCheMyd1.pri.v2, whole genome shotgun sequence genome:
- the LOC102944278 gene encoding P-selectin isoform X8 — protein sequence MGSAVGLCSSPRAWGCDWNIARLLCFAAISWVLMTQMEVGAWTYHYGDKSDYSWEVARNFCRSFYTDLVAIQNQREIAYLNSVLPHHRTYYWIGIRKINNVWTWVGTSKALTKEAENWASREPNNKGRNQDCVEMYIKRDNDAGRWNDERCQKKKRALCYQASCQSSSCSQRGDCVETIGNYTCDCYPGFYGLECEHVVRCKNLDPGPDCSHPLGEYSYNSTCKFLCQEGFELQGLDTLQCLESGNWTAEAPECAAVKCPALAAPGRGGLNCTHWHGDFTYNSSCAFSCETGFVRNGSETLECTALGQWTGLPPLCEALKCPVLATPGRGQLNCTNWHGDFTYNSTCAFSCETGFVRNGSETLECTALGQWTGHPPHCEAVKCPVLDSPDRGQLNCTHRHGDFTYNSTCAFSCETGFVRNGSETLECTALGQWTGHPPRCEAVKCPVLDSPDRGQLNCTHRHGDFTYNSTCAFSCEMGFVRNGSETLECTALGQWTGHPPRCEAVKCPVLDSPDRGQLNCTHRHGDFTYNSTCAFSCETGFVRNGSETLECTALGQWTEHPPRCEAVKCPVLDSPGRGQLKCTHWHGDFTYNSTCAFSCETGFVRNGSEMLECTALGQWSDHPPLCEAVMCPGLAAPGRGRLNCTHWYGDFAYNSTCAFSCETGFVRNGSETVECTALGQWTGSPPLCEVMRCPKLRGLEPILMNCSHPLGSFSYGSVCRFRCTQGYFLNGTSRVRCQPDAHWSDKMPTCQEEAAPYFKQVLLYMGGGAVALVALLLTGMLIALLIKRLSDKEEEKTLLNPTSDLGVTGVFTNATFDSNL from the exons ATG GGCAGCGCTGTAGGACTCTGCTCCAGTCCAAGGGCTTGGGGATGTGACTGGAATATCGCCCGACTCCTGTGTTTTGCTGCCATTAGCTGGG TGCTCATGACTCAGATGGAGGTGGGAGCCTGGACCTACCATTATGGTGACAAATCTGATTACTCATGGGAGGTGGCCAGAAACTTTTGCAGGTCATTCTACACTGACCTTGTAGCAATCCAGAACCAGAGGGAAATTGCCTATCTCAACAGTGTCTTACCTCACCATAGAACATACTACTGGATTGGGATACGAAAGATAAACAATGTCTGGACCTGGGTTGGTACCAGCAAGGCCTTGACGAAGGAAGCTGAGAACTGGGCGAGCAGGGAACCCAACAATAAAGGGAGGAACCAAGACTGTGTGGAGATGTACATAAAGCGGGACAATGATGCTGGAAGATGGAACGATGAGCGCTGCCAAAAGAAAAAGAGGGCGCTGTGTTACCAAG CGTCTTGCCAGAGTTCCTCCTGCAGCCAGCGTGGTGATTGCGTAGAGACCATCGGGAACTATACCTGTGATTGCTACCCTGGTTTCTACGGGCTTGAGTGTGAACACG TTGTGAGGTGCAAAAACCTTGACCCTGGGCCTGACTGCAGTCATCCCCTGGGGGAATATAGCTACAACTCCACATGCAAGTTCCTGTGCCAGGAAGGGTTTGAACTGCAAGGGCTGGACACGCTGCAGTGCTTGGAGTCGGGGAACTGGACAGCAGAGGCTCCGGAGTGTGCAG CTGTCAAGTGCCCAGCGCTGGCCGCTCCAGGCAGGGGCGGATTAAACTGCACTCACTGGCATGGAGACTTCACATATAACTCTTCCTGTGCCTTCTCCTGTGAGACGGGGTTTGTGCGGAATGGATCTGAGACGCTGGAGTGCACGGCCCTGGGACAATGGACAGGGCTTCCCCCGCTCTGTGAAG CTCTCAAGTGCCCAGTACTGGCCACCCCGGGCAGGGGACAATTAAACTGCACTAATTGGCATGGAGACTTCACATATAACTCCACCTGTGCCTTTTCCTGTGAGACGGGGTTTGTGCGGAATGGATCTGAGACGCTGGAGTGCACGGCCCTGGGACAATGGACAGGGCATCCCCCGCACTGTGAAG CTGTCAAGTGCCCAGTGCTGGATTCCCCAGACAGGGGCCAATTAAACTGCACTCATCGGCATGGAGACTTCACATATAACTCCACCTGTGCCTTTTCCTGTGAGACGGGGTTTGTGCGGAATGGATCTGAGACGCTGGAGTGCACGGCCCTGGGACAATGGACAGGGCATCCCCCGCGCTGTGAAG CTGTCAAGTGCCCAGTGCTGGATTCCCCAGACAGGGGCCAATTAAACTGCACTCATCGGCATGGAGACTTCACATATAACTCCACCTGTGCCTTTTCCTGTGAGATGGGGTTTGTGCGGAATGGATCTGAGACGCTGGAGTGCACGGCCCTGGGACAATGGACAGGGCATCCCCCGCGCTGTGAAG CTGTCAAGTGCCCAGTGCTGGATTCCCCAGACAGGGGCCAATTAAACTGCACTCATCGGCATGGAGACTTCACATATAACTCCACCTGTGCCTTTTCCTGTGAGACGGGGTTTGTGCGGAATGGATCTGAGACGCTGGAGTGCACGGCCCTGGGACAATGGACAGAGCATCCCCCGCGCTGTGAAG ccGTCAAGTGCCCAGTGCTGGATTCTCCGGGTAGGGGCCAATTAAAGTGCACTCATTGGCATGGAGACTTCACGTATAACTCCACCTGTGCCTTCTCCTGTGAGACAGGGTTTGTGCGGAATGGATCGGAGATGCTGGAGTGCACAGCCCTGGGACAATGGTCAGATCATCCCCCGCTCTGTGAAG CTGTCATGTGCCCAGGTTTGGCCGCCCCTGGCAGAGGCCGATTAAACTGCACTCACTGGTATGGAGACTTTGCATATAACTCTACCTGCGCCTTCTCCTGTGAGACGGGGTTTGTGCGGAACGGATCGGAGACAGTGGAGTGCACGGCCCTGGGACAATGGACAGGGAGTCCCCCACTCTGTGAAG tcatgagatgcCCCAAGCTGAGGGGCCTAGAGCCAATTCTTATGAATTGCTCCCACCCTCTGGGATCCTTCAGCTATGGGTCAGTGTGTCGCTTCCGCTGCACTCAGGGCTACTTCCTCAATGGGACGAGCAGGGTGCGGTGCCAGCCTGATGCGCACTGGTCAGACAAGATGCCTACCTGCCAAG
- the LOC102944278 gene encoding P-selectin isoform X2, translating to MGSAVGLCSSPRAWGCDWNIARLLCFAAISWVLMTQMEVGAWTYHYGDKSDYSWEVARNFCRSFYTDLVAIQNQREIAYLNSVLPHHRTYYWIGIRKINNVWTWVGTSKALTKEAENWASREPNNKGRNQDCVEMYIKRDNDAGRWNDERCQKKKRALCYQASCQSSSCSQRGDCVETIGNYTCDCYPGFYGLECEHVVRCKNLDPGPDCSHPLGEYSYNSTCKFLCQEGFELQGLDTLQCLESGNWTAEAPECAAVKCPALAAPGRGGLNCTHWHGDFTYNSSCAFSCETGFVRNGSETLECTALGQWTGLPPLCEAIKCPMLDSLSRGQLNCSHWHGDFMYNSTCSFSCETGFVRIGSETLECTALGQWTGSPPLCEALKCPVLATPGRGQLNCTNWHGDFTYNSTCAFSCETGFVRNGSETLECTALGQWTGHPPHCEAVKCPVLDSPDRGQLNCTHRHGDFTYNSTCAFSCETGFVRNGSETLECTALGQWTGHPPRCEAVKCPVLDSPDRGQLNCTHRHGDFTYNSTCAFSCEMGFVRNGSETLECTALGQWTGHPPRCEAVKCPVLDSPDRGQLNCTHRHGDFTYNSTCAFSCETGFVRNGSETLECTALGQWTEHPPRCEAVKCPVLDSPGRGQLKCTHWHGDFTYNSTCAFSCETGFVRNGSEMLECTALGQWSDHPPLCEGLAAPGRGRLNCTHWYGDFAYNSTCAFSCETGFVRNGSETVECTALGQWTGSPPLCEVMRCPKLRGLEPILMNCSHPLGSFSYGSVCRFRCTQGYFLNGTSRVRCQPDAHWSDKMPTCQEEAAPYFKQVLLYMGGGAVALVALLLTGMLIALLIKRLSDKEEEKTLLNPTSDLGVTGVFTNATFDSNL from the exons ATG GGCAGCGCTGTAGGACTCTGCTCCAGTCCAAGGGCTTGGGGATGTGACTGGAATATCGCCCGACTCCTGTGTTTTGCTGCCATTAGCTGGG TGCTCATGACTCAGATGGAGGTGGGAGCCTGGACCTACCATTATGGTGACAAATCTGATTACTCATGGGAGGTGGCCAGAAACTTTTGCAGGTCATTCTACACTGACCTTGTAGCAATCCAGAACCAGAGGGAAATTGCCTATCTCAACAGTGTCTTACCTCACCATAGAACATACTACTGGATTGGGATACGAAAGATAAACAATGTCTGGACCTGGGTTGGTACCAGCAAGGCCTTGACGAAGGAAGCTGAGAACTGGGCGAGCAGGGAACCCAACAATAAAGGGAGGAACCAAGACTGTGTGGAGATGTACATAAAGCGGGACAATGATGCTGGAAGATGGAACGATGAGCGCTGCCAAAAGAAAAAGAGGGCGCTGTGTTACCAAG CGTCTTGCCAGAGTTCCTCCTGCAGCCAGCGTGGTGATTGCGTAGAGACCATCGGGAACTATACCTGTGATTGCTACCCTGGTTTCTACGGGCTTGAGTGTGAACACG TTGTGAGGTGCAAAAACCTTGACCCTGGGCCTGACTGCAGTCATCCCCTGGGGGAATATAGCTACAACTCCACATGCAAGTTCCTGTGCCAGGAAGGGTTTGAACTGCAAGGGCTGGACACGCTGCAGTGCTTGGAGTCGGGGAACTGGACAGCAGAGGCTCCGGAGTGTGCAG CTGTCAAGTGCCCAGCGCTGGCCGCTCCAGGCAGGGGCGGATTAAACTGCACTCACTGGCATGGAGACTTCACATATAACTCTTCCTGTGCCTTCTCCTGTGAGACGGGGTTTGTGCGGAATGGATCTGAGACGCTGGAGTGCACGGCCCTGGGACAATGGACAGGGCTTCCCCCGCTCTGTGAAG CCATCAAGTGCCCCATGCTGGATTCCCTGAGCAGAGGCCAATTAAACTGCTCTCACTGGCATGGAGACTTCATGTATAACTCCACCTGCTCCTTCTCCTGCGAGACGGGGTTTGTGCGGATTGGATCAGAGACACTGGAGTGTACGGCCCTGGGACAATGGACAGGGAGTCCCCCACTCTGTGAAG CTCTCAAGTGCCCAGTACTGGCCACCCCGGGCAGGGGACAATTAAACTGCACTAATTGGCATGGAGACTTCACATATAACTCCACCTGTGCCTTTTCCTGTGAGACGGGGTTTGTGCGGAATGGATCTGAGACGCTGGAGTGCACGGCCCTGGGACAATGGACAGGGCATCCCCCGCACTGTGAAG CTGTCAAGTGCCCAGTGCTGGATTCCCCAGACAGGGGCCAATTAAACTGCACTCATCGGCATGGAGACTTCACATATAACTCCACCTGTGCCTTTTCCTGTGAGACGGGGTTTGTGCGGAATGGATCTGAGACGCTGGAGTGCACGGCCCTGGGACAATGGACAGGGCATCCCCCGCGCTGTGAAG CTGTCAAGTGCCCAGTGCTGGATTCCCCAGACAGGGGCCAATTAAACTGCACTCATCGGCATGGAGACTTCACATATAACTCCACCTGTGCCTTTTCCTGTGAGATGGGGTTTGTGCGGAATGGATCTGAGACGCTGGAGTGCACGGCCCTGGGACAATGGACAGGGCATCCCCCGCGCTGTGAAG CTGTCAAGTGCCCAGTGCTGGATTCCCCAGACAGGGGCCAATTAAACTGCACTCATCGGCATGGAGACTTCACATATAACTCCACCTGTGCCTTTTCCTGTGAGACGGGGTTTGTGCGGAATGGATCTGAGACGCTGGAGTGCACGGCCCTGGGACAATGGACAGAGCATCCCCCGCGCTGTGAAG ccGTCAAGTGCCCAGTGCTGGATTCTCCGGGTAGGGGCCAATTAAAGTGCACTCATTGGCATGGAGACTTCACGTATAACTCCACCTGTGCCTTCTCCTGTGAGACAGGGTTTGTGCGGAATGGATCGGAGATGCTGGAGTGCACAGCCCTGGGACAATGGTCAGATCATCCCCCGCTCTGTGAAG GTTTGGCCGCCCCTGGCAGAGGCCGATTAAACTGCACTCACTGGTATGGAGACTTTGCATATAACTCTACCTGCGCCTTCTCCTGTGAGACGGGGTTTGTGCGGAACGGATCGGAGACAGTGGAGTGCACGGCCCTGGGACAATGGACAGGGAGTCCCCCACTCTGTGAAG tcatgagatgcCCCAAGCTGAGGGGCCTAGAGCCAATTCTTATGAATTGCTCCCACCCTCTGGGATCCTTCAGCTATGGGTCAGTGTGTCGCTTCCGCTGCACTCAGGGCTACTTCCTCAATGGGACGAGCAGGGTGCGGTGCCAGCCTGATGCGCACTGGTCAGACAAGATGCCTACCTGCCAAG
- the LOC102944278 gene encoding P-selectin isoform X7 — translation MGSAVGLCSSPRAWGCDWNIARLLCFAAISWVLMTQMEVGAWTYHYGDKSDYSWEVARNFCRSFYTDLVAIQNQREIAYLNSVLPHHRTYYWIGIRKINNVWTWVGTSKALTKEAENWASREPNNKGRNQDCVEMYIKRDNDAGRWNDERCQKKKRALCYQASCQSSSCSQRGDCVETIGNYTCDCYPGFYGLECEHVVRCKNLDPGPDCSHPLGEYSYNSTCKFLCQEGFELQGLDTLQCLESGNWTAEAPECAAVKCPALAAPGRGGLNCTHWHGDFTYNSSCAFSCETGFVRNGSETLECTALGQWTGLPPLCEAIKCPMLDSLSRGQLNCSHWHGDFMYNSTCSFSCETGFVRIGSETLECTALGQWTGSPPLCEAVKCPVLDSPDRGQLNCTHRHGDFTYNSTCAFSCETGFVRNGSETLECTALGQWTGHPPRCEAVKCPVLDSPDRGQLNCTHRHGDFTYNSTCAFSCEMGFVRNGSETLECTALGQWTGHPPRCEAVKCPVLDSPDRGQLNCTHRHGDFTYNSTCAFSCETGFVRNGSETLECTALGQWTEHPPRCEAVKCPVLDSPGRGQLKCTHWHGDFTYNSTCAFSCETGFVRNGSEMLECTALGQWSDHPPLCEAVMCPGLAAPGRGRLNCTHWYGDFAYNSTCAFSCETGFVRNGSETVECTALGQWTGSPPLCEVMRCPKLRGLEPILMNCSHPLGSFSYGSVCRFRCTQGYFLNGTSRVRCQPDAHWSDKMPTCQEEAAPYFKQVLLYMGGGAVALVALLLTGMLIALLIKRLSDKEEEKTLLNPTSDLGVTGVFTNATFDSNL, via the exons ATG GGCAGCGCTGTAGGACTCTGCTCCAGTCCAAGGGCTTGGGGATGTGACTGGAATATCGCCCGACTCCTGTGTTTTGCTGCCATTAGCTGGG TGCTCATGACTCAGATGGAGGTGGGAGCCTGGACCTACCATTATGGTGACAAATCTGATTACTCATGGGAGGTGGCCAGAAACTTTTGCAGGTCATTCTACACTGACCTTGTAGCAATCCAGAACCAGAGGGAAATTGCCTATCTCAACAGTGTCTTACCTCACCATAGAACATACTACTGGATTGGGATACGAAAGATAAACAATGTCTGGACCTGGGTTGGTACCAGCAAGGCCTTGACGAAGGAAGCTGAGAACTGGGCGAGCAGGGAACCCAACAATAAAGGGAGGAACCAAGACTGTGTGGAGATGTACATAAAGCGGGACAATGATGCTGGAAGATGGAACGATGAGCGCTGCCAAAAGAAAAAGAGGGCGCTGTGTTACCAAG CGTCTTGCCAGAGTTCCTCCTGCAGCCAGCGTGGTGATTGCGTAGAGACCATCGGGAACTATACCTGTGATTGCTACCCTGGTTTCTACGGGCTTGAGTGTGAACACG TTGTGAGGTGCAAAAACCTTGACCCTGGGCCTGACTGCAGTCATCCCCTGGGGGAATATAGCTACAACTCCACATGCAAGTTCCTGTGCCAGGAAGGGTTTGAACTGCAAGGGCTGGACACGCTGCAGTGCTTGGAGTCGGGGAACTGGACAGCAGAGGCTCCGGAGTGTGCAG CTGTCAAGTGCCCAGCGCTGGCCGCTCCAGGCAGGGGCGGATTAAACTGCACTCACTGGCATGGAGACTTCACATATAACTCTTCCTGTGCCTTCTCCTGTGAGACGGGGTTTGTGCGGAATGGATCTGAGACGCTGGAGTGCACGGCCCTGGGACAATGGACAGGGCTTCCCCCGCTCTGTGAAG CCATCAAGTGCCCCATGCTGGATTCCCTGAGCAGAGGCCAATTAAACTGCTCTCACTGGCATGGAGACTTCATGTATAACTCCACCTGCTCCTTCTCCTGCGAGACGGGGTTTGTGCGGATTGGATCAGAGACACTGGAGTGTACGGCCCTGGGACAATGGACAGGGAGTCCCCCACTCTGTGAAG CTGTCAAGTGCCCAGTGCTGGATTCCCCAGACAGGGGCCAATTAAACTGCACTCATCGGCATGGAGACTTCACATATAACTCCACCTGTGCCTTTTCCTGTGAGACGGGGTTTGTGCGGAATGGATCTGAGACGCTGGAGTGCACGGCCCTGGGACAATGGACAGGGCATCCCCCGCGCTGTGAAG CTGTCAAGTGCCCAGTGCTGGATTCCCCAGACAGGGGCCAATTAAACTGCACTCATCGGCATGGAGACTTCACATATAACTCCACCTGTGCCTTTTCCTGTGAGATGGGGTTTGTGCGGAATGGATCTGAGACGCTGGAGTGCACGGCCCTGGGACAATGGACAGGGCATCCCCCGCGCTGTGAAG CTGTCAAGTGCCCAGTGCTGGATTCCCCAGACAGGGGCCAATTAAACTGCACTCATCGGCATGGAGACTTCACATATAACTCCACCTGTGCCTTTTCCTGTGAGACGGGGTTTGTGCGGAATGGATCTGAGACGCTGGAGTGCACGGCCCTGGGACAATGGACAGAGCATCCCCCGCGCTGTGAAG ccGTCAAGTGCCCAGTGCTGGATTCTCCGGGTAGGGGCCAATTAAAGTGCACTCATTGGCATGGAGACTTCACGTATAACTCCACCTGTGCCTTCTCCTGTGAGACAGGGTTTGTGCGGAATGGATCGGAGATGCTGGAGTGCACAGCCCTGGGACAATGGTCAGATCATCCCCCGCTCTGTGAAG CTGTCATGTGCCCAGGTTTGGCCGCCCCTGGCAGAGGCCGATTAAACTGCACTCACTGGTATGGAGACTTTGCATATAACTCTACCTGCGCCTTCTCCTGTGAGACGGGGTTTGTGCGGAACGGATCGGAGACAGTGGAGTGCACGGCCCTGGGACAATGGACAGGGAGTCCCCCACTCTGTGAAG tcatgagatgcCCCAAGCTGAGGGGCCTAGAGCCAATTCTTATGAATTGCTCCCACCCTCTGGGATCCTTCAGCTATGGGTCAGTGTGTCGCTTCCGCTGCACTCAGGGCTACTTCCTCAATGGGACGAGCAGGGTGCGGTGCCAGCCTGATGCGCACTGGTCAGACAAGATGCCTACCTGCCAAG
- the LOC102944278 gene encoding P-selectin isoform X13 has protein sequence MGSAVGLCSSPRAWGCDWNIARLLCFAAISWVLMTQMEVGAWTYHYGDKSDYSWEVARNFCRSFYTDLVAIQNQREIAYLNSVLPHHRTYYWIGIRKINNVWTWVGTSKALTKEAENWASREPNNKGRNQDCVEMYIKRDNDAGRWNDERCQKKKRALCYQASCQSSSCSQRGDCVETIGNYTCDCYPGFYGLECEHVVRCKNLDPGPDCSHPLGEYSYNSTCKFLCQEGFELQGLDTLQCLESGNWTAEAPECAAVKCPALAAPGRGGLNCTHWHGDFTYNSSCAFSCETGFVRNGSETLECTALGQWTGLPPLCEAVKCPVLDSPDRGQLNCTHRHGDFTYNSTCAFSCETGFVRNGSETLECTALGQWTGHPPRCEAVKCPVLDSPDRGQLNCTHRHGDFTYNSTCAFSCEMGFVRNGSETLECTALGQWTGHPPRCEAVKCPVLDSPDRGQLNCTHRHGDFTYNSTCAFSCETGFVRNGSETLECTALGQWTEHPPRCEAVKCPVLDSPGRGQLKCTHWHGDFTYNSTCAFSCETGFVRNGSEMLECTALGQWSDHPPLCEAVMCPGLAAPGRGRLNCTHWYGDFAYNSTCAFSCETGFVRNGSETVECTALGQWTGSPPLCEVMRCPKLRGLEPILMNCSHPLGSFSYGSVCRFRCTQGYFLNGTSRVRCQPDAHWSDKMPTCQEEAAPYFKQVLLYMGGGAVALVALLLTGMLIALLIKRLSDKEEEKTLLNPTSDLGVTGVFTNATFDSNL, from the exons ATG GGCAGCGCTGTAGGACTCTGCTCCAGTCCAAGGGCTTGGGGATGTGACTGGAATATCGCCCGACTCCTGTGTTTTGCTGCCATTAGCTGGG TGCTCATGACTCAGATGGAGGTGGGAGCCTGGACCTACCATTATGGTGACAAATCTGATTACTCATGGGAGGTGGCCAGAAACTTTTGCAGGTCATTCTACACTGACCTTGTAGCAATCCAGAACCAGAGGGAAATTGCCTATCTCAACAGTGTCTTACCTCACCATAGAACATACTACTGGATTGGGATACGAAAGATAAACAATGTCTGGACCTGGGTTGGTACCAGCAAGGCCTTGACGAAGGAAGCTGAGAACTGGGCGAGCAGGGAACCCAACAATAAAGGGAGGAACCAAGACTGTGTGGAGATGTACATAAAGCGGGACAATGATGCTGGAAGATGGAACGATGAGCGCTGCCAAAAGAAAAAGAGGGCGCTGTGTTACCAAG CGTCTTGCCAGAGTTCCTCCTGCAGCCAGCGTGGTGATTGCGTAGAGACCATCGGGAACTATACCTGTGATTGCTACCCTGGTTTCTACGGGCTTGAGTGTGAACACG TTGTGAGGTGCAAAAACCTTGACCCTGGGCCTGACTGCAGTCATCCCCTGGGGGAATATAGCTACAACTCCACATGCAAGTTCCTGTGCCAGGAAGGGTTTGAACTGCAAGGGCTGGACACGCTGCAGTGCTTGGAGTCGGGGAACTGGACAGCAGAGGCTCCGGAGTGTGCAG CTGTCAAGTGCCCAGCGCTGGCCGCTCCAGGCAGGGGCGGATTAAACTGCACTCACTGGCATGGAGACTTCACATATAACTCTTCCTGTGCCTTCTCCTGTGAGACGGGGTTTGTGCGGAATGGATCTGAGACGCTGGAGTGCACGGCCCTGGGACAATGGACAGGGCTTCCCCCGCTCTGTGAAG CTGTCAAGTGCCCAGTGCTGGATTCCCCAGACAGGGGCCAATTAAACTGCACTCATCGGCATGGAGACTTCACATATAACTCCACCTGTGCCTTTTCCTGTGAGACGGGGTTTGTGCGGAATGGATCTGAGACGCTGGAGTGCACGGCCCTGGGACAATGGACAGGGCATCCCCCGCGCTGTGAAG CTGTCAAGTGCCCAGTGCTGGATTCCCCAGACAGGGGCCAATTAAACTGCACTCATCGGCATGGAGACTTCACATATAACTCCACCTGTGCCTTTTCCTGTGAGATGGGGTTTGTGCGGAATGGATCTGAGACGCTGGAGTGCACGGCCCTGGGACAATGGACAGGGCATCCCCCGCGCTGTGAAG CTGTCAAGTGCCCAGTGCTGGATTCCCCAGACAGGGGCCAATTAAACTGCACTCATCGGCATGGAGACTTCACATATAACTCCACCTGTGCCTTTTCCTGTGAGACGGGGTTTGTGCGGAATGGATCTGAGACGCTGGAGTGCACGGCCCTGGGACAATGGACAGAGCATCCCCCGCGCTGTGAAG ccGTCAAGTGCCCAGTGCTGGATTCTCCGGGTAGGGGCCAATTAAAGTGCACTCATTGGCATGGAGACTTCACGTATAACTCCACCTGTGCCTTCTCCTGTGAGACAGGGTTTGTGCGGAATGGATCGGAGATGCTGGAGTGCACAGCCCTGGGACAATGGTCAGATCATCCCCCGCTCTGTGAAG CTGTCATGTGCCCAGGTTTGGCCGCCCCTGGCAGAGGCCGATTAAACTGCACTCACTGGTATGGAGACTTTGCATATAACTCTACCTGCGCCTTCTCCTGTGAGACGGGGTTTGTGCGGAACGGATCGGAGACAGTGGAGTGCACGGCCCTGGGACAATGGACAGGGAGTCCCCCACTCTGTGAAG tcatgagatgcCCCAAGCTGAGGGGCCTAGAGCCAATTCTTATGAATTGCTCCCACCCTCTGGGATCCTTCAGCTATGGGTCAGTGTGTCGCTTCCGCTGCACTCAGGGCTACTTCCTCAATGGGACGAGCAGGGTGCGGTGCCAGCCTGATGCGCACTGGTCAGACAAGATGCCTACCTGCCAAG